The following are encoded together in the Bacillota bacterium genome:
- a CDS encoding 6-phosphofructokinase: MKHIAVLTSGGDAPGMNAAIRSVVRGGIARGLQVWGVRQGYAGLIAGDFIPMTARSVGGIIGQGGTVL; this comes from the coding sequence ATGAAGCACATCGCGGTGCTCACCAGCGGCGGGGATGCCCCCGGCATGAATGCCGCCATTCGGTCCGTGGTGCGAGGCGGGATCGCCAGGGGACTCCAGGTCTGGGGCGTGCGGCAGGGCTACGCAGGCCTGATCGCCGGGGACTTCATCCCGATGACGGCGCGCAGCGTCGGGGGGATCATCGGGCAGGGCGGCACGGTCCT
- a CDS encoding small, acid-soluble spore protein, alpha/beta type produces the protein MTETHDTAHPKRYRVRRSQDTQQEVGVQGEDAVRESLKEQVARDLGLADDLRNPDELSVREAGKIGGQMVRRLISMGKRELAEKKRQPAPDAGGG, from the coding sequence GTGACCGAGACGCACGATACGGCCCATCCGAAGCGCTACAGGGTGCGCCGCTCCCAAGATACCCAACAGGAAGTTGGCGTGCAAGGGGAAGATGCCGTGAGGGAGAGCCTGAAAGAGCAGGTCGCCCGCGACCTGGGGCTGGCGGACGACCTGCGAAACCCCGACGAATTATCCGTGCGCGAGGCCGGAAAGATCGGGGGCCAGATGGTTCGCCGCCTCATCAGCATGGGCAAGCGGGAGCTGGCCGAAAAGAAGCGGCAGCCGGCACCCGACGCCGGCGGCGGGTAA